In Papio anubis isolate 15944 chromosome 17, Panubis1.0, whole genome shotgun sequence, the following are encoded in one genomic region:
- the XAF1 gene encoding XIAP-associated factor 1 isoform X4 produces the protein MEGAFSVCKNCKRHVASAHFALHEAHCLRFLVLCPECEEPVSRKNMEEHCKVEHQQANECQERPVECKFCELDMQLSKLELHESYCGSRTELCPGCGQFIMRRMLAQHTDVCRSEQAQLRKGERISAPEREIYCHYCNQMIPENKYFHHMGKCCLDSEFKKRFPVGKPKILPSSLPSQAAENQTSTMKKDVRPKTISINRFPLHSESSSKKAPRGNNKTLDPLLISEPKPRTSSPRGARTAYDILRRCSQCGILLPLPILNQHQEKCRWLASSKGKQVRNFS, from the exons ATGGAAGGAGCCTTCTCGGTGTGCAAGAACTG CAAAAGACATGTAGCCTCTGCCCACTTCGCCCTCCATGAGGCTCACTGCCTGCGGTTCCTGGTCCTGTGCCCGGAGTGTGAGGAGCCTGTGTCCAGGAAAAACATGGAGGAGCACTGCAAGGTTGAGCACCAACAG GCCAATGAGTGCCAGGAGCGCCCTGTTGAGTGTAagttctgtgaactggacatgcAGCTCAGCAAGCTGGAGCTCCATGAGTCCTACTGCGGCAGCCGGACAGAACTCTGCCCAGGCTGTGGCCAGTTCATCATGCGCCGAATGCTCGCGCAGCACACAGATGTCTGTCGGAGTGAACAGGCCCAGCTCAGGAAAG GCGAAAGAATTTCAGCTCCTGAAAGGGAAATCTACTGTCATTATTGCAACCAAATGATTCCAGAAAATAAGTATTTCCACCATATG GGTAAATGTTGTCTGGATTCAGAGTTTAAGAAACGCTTTCCTGTTGGAAAGCCAAAAATTCTTCCTTCATCTCTTCCAAGTCAAGCTGCTGAAAATCAAACGTCCACGATGAAGAAAGATGTTCGTCCGAAGACAATTAGTATAAACAGATTTCCTCTTCATTCTGAAAGTTCATCAAAGAAAGCACCAAGAGGCAACAACAAAACCTTGGATCCACTTTTGATTTCAGAGCCCAAACCCAGGACCAGCTCCCCTAGAGGAGCTAGAACAGCCTATGACATTCTAAGGAGATGTTCTCAGTGTGGCATCCTGCTTCCCCTGCCGATCCTAAATCAACATCAG GAGAAATGCCGGTGGTTAGCTTCATCGAAAGGAAAACAAGTGAGAAATTTCAGCtag
- the XAF1 gene encoding XIAP-associated factor 1 isoform X3, with protein sequence MEGAFSVCKNCKRHVASAHFALHEAHCLRFLVLCPECEEPVSRKNMEEHCKVEHQQANECQERPVECKFCELDMQLSKLELHESYCGSRTELCPGCGQFIMRRMLAQHTDVCRSEQAQLRKGERISAPEREIYCHYCNQMIPENKYFHHMGKCCLDSEFKKRFPVGKPKILPSSLPSQAAENQTSTMKKDVRPKTISINRFPLHSESSSKKAPRGNNKTLDPLLISEPKPRTSSPRGARTAYDILRRCSQCGILLPLPILNQHQVLSLCFLLTVLYTICTVSLKNPTPESHNKCCD encoded by the exons ATGGAAGGAGCCTTCTCGGTGTGCAAGAACTG CAAAAGACATGTAGCCTCTGCCCACTTCGCCCTCCATGAGGCTCACTGCCTGCGGTTCCTGGTCCTGTGCCCGGAGTGTGAGGAGCCTGTGTCCAGGAAAAACATGGAGGAGCACTGCAAGGTTGAGCACCAACAG GCCAATGAGTGCCAGGAGCGCCCTGTTGAGTGTAagttctgtgaactggacatgcAGCTCAGCAAGCTGGAGCTCCATGAGTCCTACTGCGGCAGCCGGACAGAACTCTGCCCAGGCTGTGGCCAGTTCATCATGCGCCGAATGCTCGCGCAGCACACAGATGTCTGTCGGAGTGAACAGGCCCAGCTCAGGAAAG GCGAAAGAATTTCAGCTCCTGAAAGGGAAATCTACTGTCATTATTGCAACCAAATGATTCCAGAAAATAAGTATTTCCACCATATG GGTAAATGTTGTCTGGATTCAGAGTTTAAGAAACGCTTTCCTGTTGGAAAGCCAAAAATTCTTCCTTCATCTCTTCCAAGTCAAGCTGCTGAAAATCAAACGTCCACGATGAAGAAAGATGTTCGTCCGAAGACAATTAGTATAAACAGATTTCCTCTTCATTCTGAAAGTTCATCAAAGAAAGCACCAAGAGGCAACAACAAAACCTTGGATCCACTTTTGATTTCAGAGCCCAAACCCAGGACCAGCTCCCCTAGAGGAGCTAGAACAGCCTATGACATTCTAAGGAGATGTTCTCAGTGTGGCATCCTGCTTCCCCTGCCGATCCTAAATCAACATCAGGTACTCAGCCTCTGTTTTCTGCTTACCGTGCTGTACACCATCTGCACAGTGTCTCTAAAAAATCCAACACCTGAAAGCCACAACAAATGTTGTGACTGA
- the XAF1 gene encoding XIAP-associated factor 1 isoform X7 has translation MRLTACGSWSCARSVRSLCPGKTWRSTARLSTNRPMSARSALLSVSSVNWTCSSASWSSMSPTAAAGQNSAQAVASSSCAECSRSTQMSVGVNRPSSGKGKCCLDSEFKKRFPVGKPKILPSSLPSQAAENQTSTMKKDVRPKTISINRFPLHSESSSKKAPRGNNKTLDPLLISEPKPRTSSPRGARTAYDILRRCSQCGILLPLPILNQHQEKCRWLASSKGKQVRNFS, from the exons ATGAGGCTCACTGCCTGCGGTTCCTGGTCCTGTGCCCGGAGTGTGAGGAGCCTGTGTCCAGGAAAAACATGGAGGAGCACTGCAAGGTTGAGCACCAACAG GCCAATGAGTGCCAGGAGCGCCCTGTTGAGTGTAagttctgtgaactggacatgcAGCTCAGCAAGCTGGAGCTCCATGAGTCCTACTGCGGCAGCCGGACAGAACTCTGCCCAGGCTGTGGCCAGTTCATCATGCGCCGAATGCTCGCGCAGCACACAGATGTCTGTCGGAGTGAACAGGCCCAGCTCAGGAAAG GGTAAATGTTGTCTGGATTCAGAGTTTAAGAAACGCTTTCCTGTTGGAAAGCCAAAAATTCTTCCTTCATCTCTTCCAAGTCAAGCTGCTGAAAATCAAACGTCCACGATGAAGAAAGATGTTCGTCCGAAGACAATTAGTATAAACAGATTTCCTCTTCATTCTGAAAGTTCATCAAAGAAAGCACCAAGAGGCAACAACAAAACCTTGGATCCACTTTTGATTTCAGAGCCCAAACCCAGGACCAGCTCCCCTAGAGGAGCTAGAACAGCCTATGACATTCTAAGGAGATGTTCTCAGTGTGGCATCCTGCTTCCCCTGCCGATCCTAAATCAACATCAG GAGAAATGCCGGTGGTTAGCTTCATCGAAAGGAAAACAAGTGAGAAATTTCAGCtag
- the FBXO39 gene encoding F-box only protein 39 gives MDEESELIQPQDQSCWATLPDVCLCRVFWWLGDRDRSRAALVCRKWNQMMYSADLWRYRTITFSGRPSRVHASEVESALWYVKKFGRYLERLEVKFLNPYNAVLTKKFQVTMRGLLSCLSKSNNRLKSLSIQHLELDRLVWRNSIRSSFIRSLSFFLKKMGKHLDYLNLKGARLTVEQGCHILDSLSHLRNENVISELNIEDYFSHHLAVYSSPQFKKTMSTFHNLVSLNLNYNCISDELLENLCENASTLWTINIKCHIHDPHGQVIWGMSWAKLARQATNLKVNFYFERIMKYERLARILLQEIPVRSISLRSCYFSDPDWSMRPTLIDLLPTFRHTLQKLTFEFNNNHESLDEELHLLIVSCRKLFYFKIWAFLDVRFVERILKSQKERQCALRTLKVRIYTNRYETNEEDRTLREIYRKYRKLIDSELSYFVIAYPMM, from the exons ATGGACGAAGAAAGTGAACTGATCCAGCCCCAAGACCAGAGCTGCTGGGCCACTCTGCCCGATGTGTGTCTGTGCCGTGTTTTCTGGTGGCTAGGAGACAGGGACAGGTCCAGGGCTGCTCTTGTCTGCAGAAAGTGGAACCAGATGATGTATTCTGCTGACCTCTGGCGGTACAGGACCATCACCTTCAGCGGGAGACCTTCCAGGGTACATGCATCTGAAGTTGAGTCAGCTCTTTGGTATGTTAAGAAGTTTGGTCGTTATCTGGAGCGCCTGGAGGTCAAATTCCTGAATCCTTACAATGCTGTCTTGACCAAGAAGTTCCAGGTCACCATGCGGGGCCTCCTGTCTTGTCTGAGTAAGAGCAACAACCGTCTGAAATCTCTTTCCATCCAACACCTGGAGCTGGACCGCCTGGTGTGGAGGAACAGCATCAGGAGCTCATTCATCAGGAGCTTGAGCTTCTTCTTAAAGAAGATGGGCAAACACCTGGATTACCTCAACCTAAAAGGGGCCAGGCTGACTGTGGAGCAAGGCTGCCACATTCTCGACTCCCTCAGCCACCTGAGGAATGAGAATGTGATCTCGGAACTCAACATCGAGGACTACTTCAGTCATCACCTTGCTGTCTACAGCAGCCCCCAGTTCAAAAAGACCATGTCGACATTCCACAATCTTGTGTCCCTGAACCTCAACTACAACTGTATCTCCGACGAGCTGCTTGAGAATTTGTGTGAGAACGCCAGCACCCTCTGGACCATAAACATCAAATGCCACATTCATGACCCCCACGGACAGGTCATCTGGGGTATGTCCTGGGCCAAGCTGGCCAGGCAGGCCACCAATCTGAAGGTGAACTTCTACTTTGAACGGATCATGAAGTACGAACGCTTGGCCCGAATCCTCTTGCAGGAGATCCCAGTCAGGAGCATCAGTCTGAGAAGCTGCTATTTCAGTGACCCAGACTGGTCCATGAGACCCACTCTGATAGATCTCCTGCCCACCTTCCGGCACACTCTGCAG AAATTAACTTTTGAATTCAACAACAACCACGAGTCACTGGACGAGGAGCTGCACCTCCTCATCGTATCCTGCAGGAAGTTGTTTTACTTCAAAATCTGGGCTTTCCTTGATGTTAGGTTTGTGGAGCGGATCCTGAAGAGTCAGAAAGAACGGCAGTGTGCCCTGCGCACACTCAAG GTGAGAATTTATACAAACAGATATGAGACGAATGAAGAGGACAGGACCCTGCGGGAAATTTACAGGAAGTATAGAAAGCTGATCGACTCAGAGCTTAGCTATTTCGTCATCGCTTACCCTATGATGTAA
- the XAF1 gene encoding XIAP-associated factor 1 isoform X6, whose amino-acid sequence MRLTACGSWSCARSVRSLCPGKTWRSTARLSTNRPMSARSALLSVSSVNWTCSSASWSSMSPTAAAGQNSAQAVASSSCAECSRSTQMSVGVNRPSSGKGKCCLDSEFKKRFPVGKPKILPSSLPSQAAENQTSTMKKDVRPKTISINRFPLHSESSSKKAPRGNNKTLDPLLISEPKPRTSSPRGARTAYDILRRCSQCGILLPLPILNQHQVLSLCFLLTVLYTICTVSLKNPTPESHNKCCD is encoded by the exons ATGAGGCTCACTGCCTGCGGTTCCTGGTCCTGTGCCCGGAGTGTGAGGAGCCTGTGTCCAGGAAAAACATGGAGGAGCACTGCAAGGTTGAGCACCAACAG GCCAATGAGTGCCAGGAGCGCCCTGTTGAGTGTAagttctgtgaactggacatgcAGCTCAGCAAGCTGGAGCTCCATGAGTCCTACTGCGGCAGCCGGACAGAACTCTGCCCAGGCTGTGGCCAGTTCATCATGCGCCGAATGCTCGCGCAGCACACAGATGTCTGTCGGAGTGAACAGGCCCAGCTCAGGAAAG GGTAAATGTTGTCTGGATTCAGAGTTTAAGAAACGCTTTCCTGTTGGAAAGCCAAAAATTCTTCCTTCATCTCTTCCAAGTCAAGCTGCTGAAAATCAAACGTCCACGATGAAGAAAGATGTTCGTCCGAAGACAATTAGTATAAACAGATTTCCTCTTCATTCTGAAAGTTCATCAAAGAAAGCACCAAGAGGCAACAACAAAACCTTGGATCCACTTTTGATTTCAGAGCCCAAACCCAGGACCAGCTCCCCTAGAGGAGCTAGAACAGCCTATGACATTCTAAGGAGATGTTCTCAGTGTGGCATCCTGCTTCCCCTGCCGATCCTAAATCAACATCAGGTACTCAGCCTCTGTTTTCTGCTTACCGTGCTGTACACCATCTGCACAGTGTCTCTAAAAAATCCAACACCTGAAAGCCACAACAAATGTTGTGACTGA
- the XAF1 gene encoding XIAP-associated factor 1 isoform X1, which translates to MEGAFSVCKNCKRHVASAHFALHEAHCLRFLVLCPECEEPVSRKNMEEHCKVEHQQVGCTMCQQSMQKSSLEFHEANECQERPVECKFCELDMQLSKLELHESYCGSRTELCPGCGQFIMRRMLAQHTDVCRSEQAQLRKGERISAPEREIYCHYCNQMIPENKYFHHMGKCCLDSEFKKRFPVGKPKILPSSLPSQAAENQTSTMKKDVRPKTISINRFPLHSESSSKKAPRGNNKTLDPLLISEPKPRTSSPRGARTAYDILRRCSQCGILLPLPILNQHQVLSLCFLLTVLYTICTVSLKNPTPESHNKCCD; encoded by the exons ATGGAAGGAGCCTTCTCGGTGTGCAAGAACTG CAAAAGACATGTAGCCTCTGCCCACTTCGCCCTCCATGAGGCTCACTGCCTGCGGTTCCTGGTCCTGTGCCCGGAGTGTGAGGAGCCTGTGTCCAGGAAAAACATGGAGGAGCACTGCAAGGTTGAGCACCAACAG gTTGGGTGTACGATGTGTCAGCAGAGTATGCAGAAGTCCTCGCTGGAGTTTCATGAG GCCAATGAGTGCCAGGAGCGCCCTGTTGAGTGTAagttctgtgaactggacatgcAGCTCAGCAAGCTGGAGCTCCATGAGTCCTACTGCGGCAGCCGGACAGAACTCTGCCCAGGCTGTGGCCAGTTCATCATGCGCCGAATGCTCGCGCAGCACACAGATGTCTGTCGGAGTGAACAGGCCCAGCTCAGGAAAG GCGAAAGAATTTCAGCTCCTGAAAGGGAAATCTACTGTCATTATTGCAACCAAATGATTCCAGAAAATAAGTATTTCCACCATATG GGTAAATGTTGTCTGGATTCAGAGTTTAAGAAACGCTTTCCTGTTGGAAAGCCAAAAATTCTTCCTTCATCTCTTCCAAGTCAAGCTGCTGAAAATCAAACGTCCACGATGAAGAAAGATGTTCGTCCGAAGACAATTAGTATAAACAGATTTCCTCTTCATTCTGAAAGTTCATCAAAGAAAGCACCAAGAGGCAACAACAAAACCTTGGATCCACTTTTGATTTCAGAGCCCAAACCCAGGACCAGCTCCCCTAGAGGAGCTAGAACAGCCTATGACATTCTAAGGAGATGTTCTCAGTGTGGCATCCTGCTTCCCCTGCCGATCCTAAATCAACATCAGGTACTCAGCCTCTGTTTTCTGCTTACCGTGCTGTACACCATCTGCACAGTGTCTCTAAAAAATCCAACACCTGAAAGCCACAACAAATGTTGTGACTGA
- the XAF1 gene encoding XIAP-associated factor 1 isoform X2, which produces MEGAFSVCKNCKRHVASAHFALHEAHCLRFLVLCPECEEPVSRKNMEEHCKVEHQQVGCTMCQQSMQKSSLEFHEANECQERPVECKFCELDMQLSKLELHESYCGSRTELCPGCGQFIMRRMLAQHTDVCRSEQAQLRKGERISAPEREIYCHYCNQMIPENKYFHHMGKCCLDSEFKKRFPVGKPKILPSSLPSQAAENQTSTMKKDVRPKTISINRFPLHSESSSKKAPRGNNKTLDPLLISEPKPRTSSPRGARTAYDILRRCSQCGILLPLPILNQHQEKCRWLASSKGKQVRNFS; this is translated from the exons ATGGAAGGAGCCTTCTCGGTGTGCAAGAACTG CAAAAGACATGTAGCCTCTGCCCACTTCGCCCTCCATGAGGCTCACTGCCTGCGGTTCCTGGTCCTGTGCCCGGAGTGTGAGGAGCCTGTGTCCAGGAAAAACATGGAGGAGCACTGCAAGGTTGAGCACCAACAG gTTGGGTGTACGATGTGTCAGCAGAGTATGCAGAAGTCCTCGCTGGAGTTTCATGAG GCCAATGAGTGCCAGGAGCGCCCTGTTGAGTGTAagttctgtgaactggacatgcAGCTCAGCAAGCTGGAGCTCCATGAGTCCTACTGCGGCAGCCGGACAGAACTCTGCCCAGGCTGTGGCCAGTTCATCATGCGCCGAATGCTCGCGCAGCACACAGATGTCTGTCGGAGTGAACAGGCCCAGCTCAGGAAAG GCGAAAGAATTTCAGCTCCTGAAAGGGAAATCTACTGTCATTATTGCAACCAAATGATTCCAGAAAATAAGTATTTCCACCATATG GGTAAATGTTGTCTGGATTCAGAGTTTAAGAAACGCTTTCCTGTTGGAAAGCCAAAAATTCTTCCTTCATCTCTTCCAAGTCAAGCTGCTGAAAATCAAACGTCCACGATGAAGAAAGATGTTCGTCCGAAGACAATTAGTATAAACAGATTTCCTCTTCATTCTGAAAGTTCATCAAAGAAAGCACCAAGAGGCAACAACAAAACCTTGGATCCACTTTTGATTTCAGAGCCCAAACCCAGGACCAGCTCCCCTAGAGGAGCTAGAACAGCCTATGACATTCTAAGGAGATGTTCTCAGTGTGGCATCCTGCTTCCCCTGCCGATCCTAAATCAACATCAG GAGAAATGCCGGTGGTTAGCTTCATCGAAAGGAAAACAAGTGAGAAATTTCAGCtag
- the XAF1 gene encoding XIAP-associated factor 1 isoform X5: MRLTACGSWSCARSVRSLCPGKTWRSTARLSTNRLGVRCVSRVCRSPRWSFMRPMSARSALLSVSSVNWTCSSASWSSMSPTAAAGQNSAQAVASSSCAECSRSTQMSVGVNRPSSGKGKCCLDSEFKKRFPVGKPKILPSSLPSQAAENQTSTMKKDVRPKTISINRFPLHSESSSKKAPRGNNKTLDPLLISEPKPRTSSPRGARTAYDILRRCSQCGILLPLPILNQHQEKCRWLASSKGKQVRNFS; this comes from the exons ATGAGGCTCACTGCCTGCGGTTCCTGGTCCTGTGCCCGGAGTGTGAGGAGCCTGTGTCCAGGAAAAACATGGAGGAGCACTGCAAGGTTGAGCACCAACAG gTTGGGTGTACGATGTGTCAGCAGAGTATGCAGAAGTCCTCGCTGGAGTTTCATGAG GCCAATGAGTGCCAGGAGCGCCCTGTTGAGTGTAagttctgtgaactggacatgcAGCTCAGCAAGCTGGAGCTCCATGAGTCCTACTGCGGCAGCCGGACAGAACTCTGCCCAGGCTGTGGCCAGTTCATCATGCGCCGAATGCTCGCGCAGCACACAGATGTCTGTCGGAGTGAACAGGCCCAGCTCAGGAAAG GGTAAATGTTGTCTGGATTCAGAGTTTAAGAAACGCTTTCCTGTTGGAAAGCCAAAAATTCTTCCTTCATCTCTTCCAAGTCAAGCTGCTGAAAATCAAACGTCCACGATGAAGAAAGATGTTCGTCCGAAGACAATTAGTATAAACAGATTTCCTCTTCATTCTGAAAGTTCATCAAAGAAAGCACCAAGAGGCAACAACAAAACCTTGGATCCACTTTTGATTTCAGAGCCCAAACCCAGGACCAGCTCCCCTAGAGGAGCTAGAACAGCCTATGACATTCTAAGGAGATGTTCTCAGTGTGGCATCCTGCTTCCCCTGCCGATCCTAAATCAACATCAG GAGAAATGCCGGTGGTTAGCTTCATCGAAAGGAAAACAAGTGAGAAATTTCAGCtag